In the genome of Thermus sp. LT1-2-5, one region contains:
- a CDS encoding ABC transporter permease gives MFAYTVRRLLQMIPLLLVASVVIYALLALQPGDPLEELRRQNPRITAEQFEALKRAYGLDKPLYIRYFKWLSRAVQGDLGYSRTYGIPAAEYIFVQRLPKTLLLSGLALTLALLVAIPVGVFSAVRQYSLADYFITFLSFVGFSMPVFFLGILLLYLFAIWLPDHIPGFPRFPTGGVPGVLWEDVRSGVVSFWEFIGQWAWHLILPVIALSSLQMAEWTRFMRASLLEVLSQDYIRTARAKGLSERVVLYKHALRNALIPIVTLVGLAIPGVLGGATITETIFSYPGMGRAIFDALVEKDYNVAMAALAFLALMTALFNLLADLAYAVVDPRIRYS, from the coding sequence GTGTTTGCCTACACGGTGCGCAGGCTTTTGCAGATGATCCCTTTGCTTCTTGTGGCCAGCGTGGTGATCTACGCCCTTTTGGCCCTACAGCCGGGGGACCCTTTGGAGGAGCTTAGGCGGCAAAACCCCCGCATCACGGCGGAGCAGTTTGAGGCCTTGAAGCGGGCCTACGGCCTGGACAAGCCCCTCTACATCCGCTACTTCAAGTGGCTTTCCCGGGCGGTGCAGGGGGACTTGGGCTATAGCCGCACTTATGGCATTCCGGCGGCAGAGTACATCTTCGTGCAGCGGCTACCCAAGACCCTGCTCCTTTCGGGCCTGGCCCTTACCCTGGCCTTGCTGGTGGCCATCCCCGTGGGGGTGTTTTCCGCCGTACGCCAGTATTCCCTAGCGGACTACTTCATCACCTTTTTGTCCTTCGTGGGGTTTTCCATGCCGGTGTTTTTCCTGGGCATCCTCCTTCTTTACCTCTTCGCCATCTGGCTGCCCGATCACATCCCGGGTTTTCCCCGCTTCCCCACGGGGGGCGTGCCTGGGGTTCTGTGGGAGGACGTGCGCTCGGGGGTGGTGAGCTTTTGGGAGTTTATTGGGCAGTGGGCTTGGCACCTGATCCTCCCCGTCATCGCCCTGTCCTCCTTGCAGATGGCGGAGTGGACCCGCTTCATGCGGGCTTCGCTTCTGGAGGTTCTTTCCCAGGACTACATTCGCACCGCCCGGGCCAAGGGGCTTTCCGAGCGGGTGGTGCTCTACAAGCATGCGCTTCGGAACGCCCTTATTCCCATTGTCACCCTGGTGGGCTTGGCCATCCCGGGGGTTTTGGGCGGGGCCACCATCACCGAAACCATCTTTAGTTACCCGGGTATGGGCCGGGCCATCTTTGACGCCTTGGTGGAGAAGGACTACAACGTGGCCATGGCCGCCTTGGCCTTCTTGGCCCTGATGACCGCCCTTTTCAACCTGCTGGCGGACCTTGCCTACGCGGTGGTGGATCCCCGCATCCGCTACAGCTAG
- a CDS encoding ABC transporter permease yields the protein MATATATAKPRTFFSLFWRRLRRHKMAMAGLVVIVLLILMAIFAPWLAPYDPTAQPTGEDVGQYYFNPPSREHLLGTDDLGRDVLSRIIYGSRISLLVGFAVAFSSVILGTIMGTLAGYFSGRPLRFYLGPLRREREGFYPWSFALWRVVSWFLYYGVLYLALSIAWALAQDGIRAGSVGSYLGFGLTLALVLWAAWFGLKGQIRLDLDVAISRLIDFMLTIPTLPLLLVLSALLRDPGVKVGQWAQGVFGDAASVFIIITILVLFGWLGTARLVRGNILSLREQDYATAAQALGATDARIMFRHLVPNTLAPLIVQATLQVGGAILTEAALSFLGFGIQPPVATWGNMLTNAQEYIFTAPWLALPPGFMIFITVLAFNYLGDGLRDALDPRSRL from the coding sequence ATGGCGACCGCAACCGCAACCGCTAAACCCAGGACCTTCTTCAGCCTTTTCTGGCGCCGCTTGCGGCGGCACAAGATGGCCATGGCCGGCTTGGTGGTCATCGTTCTCCTAATCTTGATGGCTATCTTCGCTCCCTGGCTGGCCCCGTATGACCCCACGGCCCAACCCACGGGGGAGGACGTGGGCCAGTACTACTTCAACCCCCCTTCCCGGGAGCACCTTTTGGGCACCGATGACCTGGGGCGGGACGTGCTTTCCCGCATCATCTACGGTTCCCGCATCTCCCTTTTGGTGGGCTTTGCCGTGGCCTTTTCCAGCGTGATCCTGGGAACCATTATGGGGACGCTGGCGGGCTATTTCTCTGGGCGCCCCTTACGCTTTTACCTTGGCCCTTTGCGTCGGGAGCGGGAGGGGTTTTACCCCTGGAGCTTCGCCCTTTGGCGGGTGGTTTCCTGGTTCCTCTACTACGGGGTGCTGTACCTGGCCCTTTCCATCGCCTGGGCCTTGGCCCAAGACGGCATCCGGGCGGGAAGCGTGGGGAGTTACCTGGGCTTTGGGCTCACCCTAGCCTTGGTGCTTTGGGCCGCCTGGTTTGGGCTTAAAGGGCAGATCCGGCTAGACCTGGACGTGGCCATCAGCCGCCTCATCGACTTCATGCTCACCATCCCCACCCTGCCCTTGCTCCTGGTGCTTTCCGCCCTCCTGCGGGACCCTGGGGTCAAGGTGGGGCAGTGGGCCCAGGGGGTTTTCGGGGATGCGGCTAGCGTCTTTATCATCATTACTATCCTGGTGCTTTTCGGGTGGTTGGGCACGGCTAGATTGGTGCGGGGGAACATCCTCTCCCTGCGGGAGCAGGACTACGCTACCGCCGCTCAGGCCCTAGGGGCTACGGACGCCCGCATCATGTTCCGCCACCTTGTGCCTAACACCCTGGCTCCCCTCATCGTCCAGGCCACCCTGCAGGTGGGCGGGGCGATCCTCACGGAGGCGGCCCTTTCCTTCCTGGGCTTTGGCATCCAGCCTCCGGTGGCCACCTGGGGCAACATGCTGACCAACGCCCAGGAATACATCTTCACCGCCCCCTGGCTGGCCTTGCCCCCGGGCTTCATGATCTTCATCACCGTCTTGGCCTTTAACTATCTGGGGGACGGCTTGCGGGATGCTTTGGACCCGCGGAGCCGGCTCTAA
- the truA gene encoding tRNA pseudouridine(38-40) synthase TruA, with protein MRRILILAEYDGTHFAGLQRQREGLRTVQGELEKVLSAIGALPKAVAAGRTDAGVHALAMPFHFDLQSRIPVEKIPEALNRLLPEDLKVHSAREVAGDFHARKDALWRAYRYRVLLRPHPSPLLRHRALWVRHPLDLKAVEEALPLLLGRHNFLGFAKEEVREGVRELLEAQLGVVEGEGGLEVHFYFRGTAFLRGQVRGMVGTLLEVGLGKRSPESLRAILETQDRRLAGPSAPPHGLYFVEAAYPEDRLTPK; from the coding sequence GTGCGCCGCATCCTCATCCTCGCCGAGTACGACGGCACCCACTTCGCCGGGCTCCAGCGGCAAAGGGAGGGTTTGCGCACCGTGCAAGGGGAGCTGGAGAAGGTGCTTTCCGCCATCGGCGCCCTCCCCAAGGCGGTGGCCGCCGGCCGCACGGACGCTGGGGTCCACGCCCTGGCCATGCCCTTCCACTTTGACCTGCAAAGCCGTATCCCCGTGGAAAAAATCCCCGAGGCCCTAAACCGCCTCCTCCCCGAGGACCTCAAGGTGCATAGCGCAAGGGAGGTGGCGGGGGACTTCCACGCCCGCAAGGACGCCCTGTGGCGTGCCTACCGCTACCGGGTCCTGCTAAGGCCCCACCCCTCGCCCCTTCTTCGCCACCGGGCCCTTTGGGTGCGGCACCCCTTGGACCTAAAGGCTGTGGAAGAAGCCCTTCCCCTTCTCCTGGGGCGGCACAACTTCCTAGGCTTCGCCAAGGAGGAGGTGCGGGAGGGGGTGAGGGAGCTTTTGGAGGCGCAGCTTGGGGTGGTGGAGGGAGAAGGGGGCCTCGAGGTCCATTTCTACTTCCGGGGCACAGCCTTCCTCCGGGGGCAGGTGCGGGGCATGGTGGGAACGCTTCTGGAAGTGGGCTTAGGCAAACGCTCCCCGGAAAGCCTAAGGGCCATCCTGGAAACCCAGGACCGCCGCCTCGCCGGCCCCTCAGCCCCGCCCCACGGGCTTTATTTCGTGGAGGCGGCCTACCCGGAAGACCGCCTCACCCCAAAGTGA
- a CDS encoding ABC transporter ATP-binding protein produces MDRAPLLALESIRKRFGEHEVLKGINLAVYPGEILALLGPSGCGKTTLLRVIAGLESPDGGRVVLEGQDITHLPPERRSIGFVFQDYALFPHLTALGNVAFGLKGKDRLLRAQKALERVGMTLFQHRKPQELSGGQQQRVALARALAPGPKLVLLDEPFSSLDASLRAATREEVRKVLKETGTTAILVTHDQEEALSFADRLGVMRDGKLLQVGTPEEVYLRPKTPFVAQFLGRTNLLSGEGKGRYAETCLGPVPLAEPAHGPLLLSLRPEALRLAPPEEGGALGQVVAREFKGHDLTYRVRLLAPEREVLVQEGPESPFRVGDVVAVRVAGEGVALEGQSPKTPVGTD; encoded by the coding sequence TTGGACCGAGCGCCGCTTTTAGCCCTCGAGAGCATCCGCAAACGCTTCGGGGAGCACGAGGTACTCAAGGGGATAAACCTCGCCGTCTACCCCGGGGAGATCCTGGCGTTGCTTGGGCCTTCGGGCTGCGGCAAGACCACCCTCCTTAGGGTCATCGCCGGCCTAGAGAGCCCCGACGGGGGAAGGGTGGTCCTGGAGGGCCAAGACATCACCCACCTGCCCCCAGAAAGGCGGAGCATCGGCTTTGTCTTCCAGGACTACGCCCTATTCCCCCACCTCACCGCCTTGGGCAACGTGGCCTTCGGGCTCAAGGGGAAAGACCGCCTGCTCCGGGCACAGAAGGCCCTGGAGCGGGTGGGCATGACCCTTTTCCAGCACCGCAAGCCCCAGGAGCTTTCCGGCGGGCAGCAGCAGCGGGTGGCCCTGGCCCGGGCCCTGGCCCCCGGCCCTAAGCTCGTCCTCCTGGACGAGCCTTTCTCTAGCCTGGACGCAAGCCTCCGGGCCGCCACCCGGGAAGAGGTGCGCAAGGTGCTCAAGGAAACGGGCACCACCGCTATCCTGGTCACCCACGACCAGGAGGAGGCCCTTTCCTTCGCCGACCGCCTGGGGGTGATGCGGGACGGCAAGCTTTTGCAGGTGGGCACCCCAGAGGAGGTCTACCTCAGGCCCAAGACCCCCTTTGTGGCCCAGTTCCTGGGGCGCACCAACCTCCTCTCCGGGGAGGGGAAGGGGCGCTACGCCGAAACCTGCCTGGGCCCCGTGCCCTTGGCCGAGCCCGCCCACGGACCCCTGCTCCTTTCCCTGCGCCCCGAGGCCTTGCGGCTCGCCCCCCCAGAGGAGGGCGGGGCCTTGGGACAGGTGGTGGCCCGGGAGTTCAAGGGGCACGACCTTACCTACCGGGTGCGCCTCCTCGCCCCGGAGCGGGAGGTCTTGGTGCAAGAGGGGCCGGAAAGCCCCTTCCGGGTGGGGGATGTGGTGGCGGTGCGGGTGGCGGGGGAAGGGGTAGCCTTGGAGGGCCAAAGCCCCAAGACCCCCGTGGGCACGGACTAA
- a CDS encoding iron ABC transporter permease yields the protein MSVRDLPHRSGLLPFLIPASLTGGGVALPLVYLVLRALEADPSTLQEILLRPKNLELLRNTLALLVGVLALTTLLALPLAFLTTRTDLKGKRVFAVLLTLPLAIPGYVGAYVYLAATGPSSLLPLPRPEGYWGALLILSLFTYPYLFLSLRAAFLGLDPTLEEAARTLGLKPWQAFVRAAFPQLLPALLSGYLVVGLHVLGDFGTVSLLRYETFSYAIYLQYNAAFDRIYAAWLALMLLFLTGGLLALEGRLLQRLTLGRTGRGTARKEKAVRLGSFTPLAYVFLTLPLFLGLIFPFFVLLHLAQRFPIERLYGVGEAFLHSAFAALPASLLAVGMALPIAYLATRYPLGLSRMLERLAYLGYAIPPLAFALAWIFFSLRSLPFLYGTLPLLVLVLAFHFLAESLGPVRGALFQVPRRLEEAARTLGETPTGAFFRVTFPLLWRGAVAGGALAFIGAVKELPITLLLAPMGYATLATRVFSYTQEAMFAEAAPFALLIALLSAAFVGVLLWTERRF from the coding sequence TTGAGCGTCAGAGATTTACCTCATCGGTCAGGGCTTCTACCTTTCCTAATCCCCGCCTCCCTCACGGGAGGCGGGGTGGCCCTGCCCCTGGTCTACCTGGTCCTGCGGGCCCTGGAGGCCGATCCCAGCACCCTTCAAGAAATCCTCCTCCGCCCCAAGAACCTGGAGCTCCTCCGCAACACCCTGGCCCTCCTCGTGGGGGTCCTGGCCCTTACTACCCTCCTCGCCCTGCCCCTTGCCTTCCTCACCACCCGCACCGACCTAAAGGGCAAGCGCGTTTTCGCCGTACTCCTCACCCTGCCCCTGGCAATCCCGGGATATGTGGGGGCATACGTATACCTGGCGGCCACAGGGCCCTCGAGCCTGCTTCCTTTGCCGCGACCAGAAGGCTACTGGGGGGCCCTCCTTATCCTCTCCCTTTTCACCTACCCATACCTCTTCCTTTCCTTAAGGGCCGCCTTTTTAGGGCTGGACCCCACGCTAGAAGAAGCGGCGAGAACTTTGGGGCTTAAACCTTGGCAAGCTTTCGTTCGGGCGGCTTTTCCCCAACTCCTGCCCGCCTTACTCTCGGGCTACCTCGTGGTAGGACTCCACGTTCTGGGGGATTTCGGAACGGTGAGCCTACTTCGCTACGAAACCTTTTCCTACGCCATTTATCTGCAATACAATGCAGCATTTGACCGAATTTACGCCGCTTGGCTGGCCCTAATGCTTTTGTTCCTCACAGGTGGGCTTCTCGCCTTAGAAGGACGCCTCCTCCAACGGCTCACCCTGGGACGCACAGGTCGGGGTACGGCCCGAAAAGAAAAAGCTGTCCGCTTGGGCTCCTTCACCCCTTTGGCTTACGTCTTTCTGACCCTACCCCTCTTTCTGGGTCTTATTTTTCCCTTCTTTGTCCTTCTCCATCTAGCCCAACGTTTCCCCATAGAAAGGCTTTACGGGGTTGGCGAGGCCTTCCTACACTCCGCCTTTGCAGCCCTACCCGCAAGCCTCCTGGCCGTAGGCATGGCCTTACCCATCGCTTACCTGGCAACGCGTTACCCCCTTGGCCTATCGCGAATGCTAGAACGCCTGGCCTACCTGGGATATGCCATCCCACCCCTGGCCTTCGCCTTGGCCTGGATCTTCTTTAGCCTGCGAAGCCTCCCCTTCCTCTACGGCACCTTGCCCCTTTTGGTCCTAGTTTTGGCCTTCCACTTCTTGGCGGAAAGCCTGGGCCCGGTGCGGGGAGCGCTTTTCCAGGTGCCAAGGCGCCTGGAGGAAGCGGCTAGGACCTTAGGGGAAACCCCCACGGGGGCTTTTTTCCGCGTCACCTTCCCCCTGCTTTGGCGGGGGGCGGTGGCGGGGGGAGCCTTGGCCTTCATCGGGGCGGTGAAGGAGCTCCCCATCACCCTGCTCCTGGCCCCCATGGGCTACGCCACCTTGGCCACCCGGGTTTTCAGCTACACTCAAGAGGCCATGTTCGCTGAGGCCGCCCCCTTCGCCCTGCTCATCGCCCTCCTATCGGCGGCCTTTGTGGGGGTGTTGCTTTGGACCGAGCGCCGCTTTTAG
- a CDS encoding iron ABC transporter substrate-binding protein, with amino-acid sequence MVRRTFLLALVGLTSLSLSLAQQQTLTIYSGRGESLVGPLVQQFQRETGIRVQVRYGSDAQILAALQEEGDRSPADVVWLNTSGALGRAAALNLLRPLSESILKRPAGFIPASKRWVPVTVRLRVLAYNPQKFKPEELPQSLLDLPRFVQEKGLQGRIGWTPTYSSFQDMVAAIILLHGEETARRWLTEFKALNPKSYGSSNVAMVDAIRAGEIDLASTNHYYVLRFQRAGFQVAMTSFRNGDVGNLALVTGAGIHRNSRNLAAATRFLTYLLSAKGQQYFVGNIGEYPVVQDVVPDPRLLPLEEALKKTPNLDFEQLPLEQALRLMRELGIL; translated from the coding sequence ATGGTGCGCAGAACCTTTCTTCTGGCTTTGGTCGGCCTAACAAGCCTCAGTCTGAGCTTGGCCCAACAGCAAACCCTTACGATTTACTCGGGCCGAGGCGAGAGCTTGGTTGGTCCCCTAGTGCAACAGTTCCAGCGAGAAACCGGCATCCGGGTACAAGTCCGCTACGGGTCGGACGCGCAAATCCTCGCCGCGCTCCAAGAGGAAGGCGACCGATCCCCAGCAGACGTAGTCTGGCTCAACACTTCCGGAGCCCTGGGCCGGGCGGCAGCCTTAAACCTGCTACGTCCACTTAGCGAAAGCATCCTCAAGCGGCCAGCGGGCTTTATTCCCGCCTCCAAGCGGTGGGTACCCGTAACCGTTCGTCTAAGGGTTCTGGCTTATAACCCGCAAAAGTTCAAGCCTGAGGAGCTTCCCCAAAGCCTGCTAGACCTACCCCGTTTTGTTCAGGAAAAAGGGCTTCAGGGGCGAATCGGCTGGACCCCCACCTACTCCAGCTTCCAGGATATGGTGGCCGCCATCATCCTCCTACACGGAGAGGAGACGGCCCGCCGCTGGTTGACCGAGTTCAAAGCCCTGAACCCCAAGAGCTATGGTTCCTCTAACGTAGCCATGGTCGACGCCATCCGGGCAGGGGAAATCGACCTCGCTTCCACCAACCACTACTATGTGTTGCGTTTCCAGCGGGCCGGTTTCCAAGTGGCGATGACCTCCTTCCGAAACGGCGATGTGGGGAACTTGGCTTTGGTGACGGGCGCAGGCATTCATCGCAATAGCCGGAACCTGGCTGCAGCCACCCGCTTCCTCACTTACCTACTCTCCGCAAAAGGTCAGCAGTATTTTGTGGGGAACATCGGGGAGTACCCTGTGGTTCAGGACGTGGTTCCTGACCCCAGGCTCCTGCCCTTGGAGGAAGCCCTCAAGAAAACTCCAAACCTAGACTTTGAGCAACTCCCCTTGGAACAGGCCCTGCGGCTCATGCGGGAACTGGGGATCCTCTAG
- a CDS encoding metalloenzyme has product MLFLFVDGLGLGEALEDLFPLLLDLSPKPLDATLGVEGLPQSGTGQTALLTGENAAQLLGHHQGPFPSPRLRPLLRRSLYAWAREKGLKVLHANAYRPEYLKRATEGRRQMLSAFAQAARLAGLPLLPLGHPLALPPGFWEDPYGQGAQAAALARAWDLVVLEYWALDLAAHRAPETLPERFRELALFLKGFLAEGGELFLTSDHGNAEEPWHPQHTRNPVPLVYLGETPFWPKDLIGVFPLLQTIITSKLTKSERNT; this is encoded by the coding sequence GTGCTCTTCCTTTTCGTGGACGGCCTGGGCCTAGGAGAAGCGCTAGAGGACCTCTTCCCCCTCCTCCTGGACCTCTCCCCAAAGCCCCTGGACGCCACCTTAGGGGTGGAGGGCCTGCCCCAGTCGGGCACGGGGCAGACCGCTCTCCTCACCGGGGAAAACGCCGCCCAGCTCCTCGGCCACCATCAAGGGCCCTTTCCGAGCCCCAGGCTCAGGCCCCTCCTCCGGCGAAGCCTCTACGCCTGGGCCCGGGAAAAGGGCCTAAAGGTCCTCCACGCCAACGCCTATCGGCCGGAATACCTCAAGCGGGCCACGGAGGGACGCAGGCAGATGCTTTCCGCCTTCGCCCAGGCGGCCAGGCTCGCCGGCCTTCCCCTCCTTCCCCTGGGCCACCCCCTGGCCCTTCCCCCCGGCTTCTGGGAAGACCCCTACGGCCAGGGGGCGCAGGCAGCGGCCTTGGCCCGGGCTTGGGACCTAGTGGTCCTGGAGTACTGGGCCTTGGATTTGGCCGCCCACCGCGCCCCCGAAACCTTGCCCGAGCGCTTCCGGGAGCTTGCCCTCTTCCTTAAGGGCTTCCTGGCGGAAGGCGGGGAGCTTTTCCTCACCTCAGACCACGGAAACGCTGAGGAACCCTGGCACCCCCAGCACACCCGGAACCCTGTGCCCCTGGTTTACCTTGGGGAAACCCCTTTCTGGCCCAAGGATCTGATCGGGGTGTTTCCTTTATTGCAAACGATTATCACTTCTAAACTTACAAAATCCGAGCGGAATACTTGA
- a CDS encoding DUF981 domain-containing protein, with protein MGSYNPLVFVLGLVTAAGVSGVAYLLALARGGDEKTLGRLYGPLFFALGVFALGAVAQLYWTNWAGRSVPQYTELFGVATGLFALMMVLAGFYLYQGFELKALAWPSAFLGLYFLQGARAVLDFGLTRNPPLTAIMWGAAGMAAIGILFYAYSRPEARRAWAYLGALVLGLMALGAFLTGFMAYYDHIASAVGGGG; from the coding sequence ATGGGAAGCTACAATCCGCTGGTTTTCGTGCTCGGGTTAGTGACGGCAGCAGGGGTTTCGGGGGTGGCTTACCTCCTCGCCTTGGCCCGGGGTGGGGACGAGAAGACATTGGGGCGGCTTTACGGCCCCCTCTTTTTCGCTCTAGGGGTTTTCGCCCTGGGGGCTGTAGCCCAGCTTTACTGGACTAACTGGGCAGGCCGCTCGGTGCCCCAGTATACGGAGCTTTTCGGAGTGGCCACGGGCCTTTTCGCCTTGATGATGGTTCTGGCGGGGTTTTACCTTTACCAGGGGTTTGAGCTTAAGGCCTTGGCCTGGCCGTCGGCTTTCCTCGGGCTTTACTTCCTACAGGGGGCGCGGGCGGTTTTGGACTTCGGTTTAACCCGGAATCCACCCCTCACCGCCATTATGTGGGGGGCAGCTGGGATGGCGGCGATCGGCATTCTTTTTTACGCCTATAGCCGCCCGGAAGCGCGGCGCGCCTGGGCGTATCTGGGGGCTTTGGTCCTGGGCCTGATGGCTCTGGGTGCCTTTCTCACCGGCTTTATGGCCTACTACGACCACATCGCCAGCGCCGTGGGGGGCGGAGGCTAA
- a CDS encoding OsmC family protein, whose translation MPIRKANAVWEGGLRQGKGLMRLQSQAFEGPYSFPSRFEEGEGTNPEELIAAAHAGCFSMALAASLEREGFPPKRVSTEAKVHLEMVEGKATITRIELLTEAEVPGISPEKFQEIAQAAKEGCPVSRALAAVKEITLQAKLV comes from the coding sequence ATGCCGATACGCAAGGCAAATGCGGTATGGGAAGGCGGACTCCGCCAAGGCAAGGGTCTTATGCGGCTCCAGAGCCAAGCCTTTGAGGGGCCTTACTCCTTCCCCTCGCGCTTTGAAGAAGGAGAGGGCACGAACCCGGAAGAGCTCATCGCCGCGGCCCATGCGGGCTGCTTCTCCATGGCCCTGGCTGCGAGCCTGGAACGGGAGGGCTTCCCCCCCAAGCGGGTTTCCACCGAGGCCAAGGTGCACCTGGAGATGGTGGAAGGAAAGGCCACCATCACCCGGATTGAGCTCCTGACCGAGGCGGAGGTGCCCGGGATTAGCCCGGAGAAGTTTCAGGAGATTGCCCAGGCGGCCAAGGAGGGTTGCCCTGTTTCCCGCGCCCTAGCGGCGGTGAAGGAGATCACCCTCCAGGCCAAGCTGGTCTAG
- a CDS encoding C4-type zinc ribbon domain-containing protein: MGSVNGPDAPHRGQLEALKALFGLQEKDLEIDRLRQEAESLPEELLAVKAQVEALEEELADLLERQAELRKEYNRHSLDIEDLTAKEKQAEAEQRQAQSAREQTQYENRIQQIKDRIRELLELSTPIMEAMESLEGEIARLEAELAQLRPKLEELLEANRVRVEALKAEIAARLEEREALAQGIPAPVLKEYEAIRRARKGMGIVRMARQGQVFRCEGCNVVLPTHVAQKVVQGQLTRCPSCGRLLWKGEA; encoded by the coding sequence ATGGGAAGCGTGAACGGGCCGGACGCTCCCCACCGGGGACAACTCGAGGCGCTCAAGGCCCTCTTCGGGCTCCAAGAAAAGGACCTGGAAATAGACAGGCTCAGGCAGGAGGCGGAAAGCCTCCCCGAGGAGCTCCTTGCCGTTAAAGCCCAAGTGGAAGCCTTAGAAGAGGAGCTGGCCGACCTCCTGGAGCGCCAGGCGGAGCTCCGAAAGGAGTACAACCGCCACAGCCTGGACATCGAAGACCTCACCGCCAAGGAGAAGCAGGCGGAGGCGGAGCAACGCCAAGCCCAAAGCGCCCGGGAACAGACCCAGTACGAAAACCGCATCCAGCAGATCAAAGACCGCATTCGCGAGCTTTTGGAGCTCTCCACCCCCATCATGGAGGCCATGGAGAGCCTGGAGGGCGAGATCGCCCGCCTCGAGGCGGAACTCGCCCAGCTAAGGCCCAAGCTGGAAGAGCTGCTGGAGGCCAACCGGGTGCGGGTGGAGGCGCTGAAGGCGGAGATCGCCGCCCGCCTCGAGGAGCGGGAGGCCCTGGCCCAGGGCATCCCTGCTCCCGTCCTCAAGGAGTACGAGGCCATCCGCCGTGCCCGCAAGGGGATGGGCATCGTGCGCATGGCCCGGCAGGGCCAGGTCTTCCGCTGCGAGGGGTGCAACGTGGTCCTACCCACCCATGTGGCGCAAAAAGTGGTCCAGGGGCAGCTCACCCGCTGCCCCTCCTGTGGCCGTCTCCTCTGGAAGGGGGAGGCCTAG
- a CDS encoding MBL fold metallo-hydrolase: protein MNPHRLVLGPLAENGYLVETPQGAVLIDPGDEPERILALLAQTGLTPKAILLTHAHFDHVGAVAPLVAAYGLPVYLHPLDLPLYERAQEVAAAWGFAIPKPPLPVEPLAEGMELFGLKVLHLPGHSPGHVAFFDPVGQAVYSGDLLFRGGIGRYDLPGSDPRALFASLKRLLSLPPETQVLPGHGPPTTLALEARTNPFLTGLEWEA, encoded by the coding sequence ATGAACCCCCATCGCCTGGTCCTAGGCCCCCTAGCGGAAAACGGCTACCTGGTGGAAACCCCCCAAGGGGCGGTCCTCATAGACCCCGGGGACGAGCCGGAGAGGATCCTGGCCCTATTGGCCCAAACGGGCCTCACCCCTAAGGCCATCCTCCTCACCCACGCCCACTTTGACCACGTGGGGGCGGTGGCCCCCTTGGTGGCCGCCTATGGCCTGCCCGTTTACCTCCACCCCCTGGACCTTCCCCTTTACGAGCGGGCCCAGGAGGTGGCCGCAGCCTGGGGCTTCGCCATCCCCAAGCCCCCCTTGCCCGTGGAACCCCTGGCGGAGGGGATGGAGCTTTTCGGGCTAAAGGTCCTCCACCTCCCGGGCCACAGCCCCGGGCACGTGGCCTTCTTTGACCCCGTGGGCCAGGCGGTGTATTCCGGGGACCTCCTCTTCCGGGGAGGCATCGGCCGCTACGACCTGCCTGGATCGGACCCAAGAGCCCTTTTCGCCTCCTTAAAGCGCCTTCTTTCCCTGCCGCCCGAAACCCAGGTCCTCCCCGGGCATGGGCCTCCCACCACCTTGGCCCTGGAGGCCCGCACGAACCCCTTCCTCACAGGGTTAGAATGGGAAGCGTGA
- a CDS encoding rhodanese-like domain-containing protein, with protein MEFPPNALFVDTRPRPAYEAGHLPGARHLDLSAPKLRLREEAELSALEAGLTELFQSLGLQSPVVLYDEGLTSRLCRTAFFLGLGGLEVELWTEGWEPYATEKEEPKPERSQTQARLRRDWLLTADEAARHPLLLDVRSPEEFQGKVHPPCCPRGGRIPGSQNAPLELFLNPEGLLERLGLTPGQEVGVYCHSGARSAVAFFILRSLGVRARNYLGSMHEWLQEGLPTEP; from the coding sequence ATGGAGTTTCCCCCAAACGCCCTCTTCGTAGACACCCGACCCCGGCCCGCCTACGAGGCCGGGCACCTGCCGGGGGCCCGCCACCTGGACCTCTCCGCCCCCAAGCTCCGCCTGCGGGAAGAGGCGGAGCTTTCGGCGCTGGAGGCGGGCCTCACCGAGCTTTTCCAAAGCCTTGGCCTCCAAAGCCCCGTGGTCCTCTACGACGAGGGGCTCACGAGCCGGCTTTGCCGCACCGCCTTCTTCCTGGGGCTTGGGGGCCTCGAGGTGGAGCTTTGGACCGAGGGCTGGGAGCCCTACGCCACGGAGAAGGAGGAGCCCAAGCCCGAGCGCAGCCAAACCCAGGCCCGCTTGCGCCGCGACTGGCTCCTCACCGCCGACGAGGCCGCCCGCCATCCCCTCCTCCTGGACGTGCGAAGCCCCGAGGAGTTCCAGGGCAAGGTCCACCCCCCTTGCTGCCCCCGGGGCGGCCGCATCCCGGGGAGCCAAAACGCCCCCCTAGAGCTCTTCCTCAACCCCGAAGGGCTCCTGGAGAGGCTGGGCCTGACCCCGGGCCAGGAGGTAGGGGTCTACTGCCACTCCGGGGCCCGAAGCGCCGTGGCCTTCTTCATCCTGCGAAGCCTCGGGGTGAGGGCGCGCAACTACCTGGGCTCCATGCACGAGTGGCTACAGGAGGGCCTGCCCACGGAGCCATGA